The following proteins come from a genomic window of Nicotiana tomentosiformis chromosome 12, ASM39032v3, whole genome shotgun sequence:
- the LOC104115723 gene encoding 3-isopropylmalate dehydrogenase 2, chloroplastic-like, giving the protein MAASLQFTATPLNQLQFHSKTLPKHTAKWSTIRCSAASPTKSYNITLLPGDGIGPEVISVAKNALQLVASLEGFNIGFEEMHVGGAALDAVGVPLPDETLNSAKKSDAILLGAIGGYKWDNNERHLRPEMALLHLRGALKVFANLRPATVLPQLVDASTLKKEVAEGVDLMVVRELTGGIYFGEPRGIKTNENGQEIGFNTEVYAAYEIERIARIAFETARKRRGKLCSVDKANVLEASTLWRKKVTALASEYPDVELSHMYVDNAAMQLVRNPKQFDTILTNNIFGDILSDEASMITGSIGMLPSASLGETGPGLFEPIHGSAPDIAGQDKANPLATVLSAAMLLKYGLGEEKAAQRIEAAVLDTLNRGFRTGDIHSAGHKLVGCKEMGEEVLKSIDSKTPAAV; this is encoded by the exons ATGGCGGCTTCGTTACAATTCACTGCAACTCCTCTCAACCAACTCCAATTTCATTCGAAAACTCTGCCCAAACACACCGCTAAATGGAGTACTATTCGCTGTTCCGCGGCCTCACCAACCAAAAGCTACAACATCACTCTTCTCCCCGGCGATGGTATTGGACCTGAAGTTATTTCTGTTGCCAAAAATGCCCTCCAACTCGTCGCTTCCCTTGAAG GATTTAATATTGGGTTCGAAGAGATGCATGTGGGAGGGGCTGCCTTGGATGCTGTTGGAGTGCCATTGCCTGATGAGACTCTCAATTCTGCAAAGAAATCTGATGCTATTCTTCTTGGAGCAATTGGAGG GTATAAATGGGACAATAATGAAAGACATTTGAGGCCCGAGATGGCATTGCTTCACCTTCGAGGAGCCTTGAAGGTGTTTGCTAACTTGAGACCAGCCACTGTTTTACCACAG TTAGTTGATGCTTCAACTTTGAAGAAAGAAGTTGCTGAAGGTGTAGACCTGATGGTTGTTAGGGAACTTACAGGAG GTATTTATTTTGGTGAACCAAGAGGTATCAAAACTAATGAAAATGGCCAGGAAATAGGTTTCAACACTGAAGTGTATGCAGCATATGAG ATCGAAAGAATTGCACGTATTGCATTTGAAACTGCAAGGAAGCGTCGAGGAAAACTCTGTAGCGTGGATAAAGCAAATGTTTTGGAG GCCTCTACGCTTTGGAGGAAGAAAGTTACAGCACTAGCCTCAGAGTATCCTGATGTAGAGCTCTCTCACATGTATGTTGATAATGCAGCCATGCAACTTGTTCGCAACCCGAAGCAg TTTGATACAATTTTGACAAACAACATATTTGGTGATATCCTGTCCGATGAAGCATCAATGATTACAGGAAGTATCGGGATGCTTCCTTCTGCCAGTCTTGGTGAAACG GGACCTGGATTATTTGAACCTATACATGGTTCTGCTCCTGATATTGCTGGGCAG GATAAAGCAAACCCCTTAGCTACAGTGCTCAGTGCTGCTATGCTTTTGAAATATGGCCTAGGTGAGGAGAAGGCTGCTCAGAGAATTGAAGCAGCTGTTTTGGACACCTTAAATCGAGGATTTCGTACCGGTGACATTCACTCTGCAGGACAT AAATTGGTGGGGTGCAAGGAAATGGGTGAAGAAGTGCTCAAGTCTATTGACAGCAAAACTCCTGCTGCTGTTTAA